The Fervidicoccus fontis Kam940 DNA window CAATACAATTTTTTATTAATACAATTTCTTTTCCTATATTAAAAGAAATATCGCCTCTTTTTTATTTTAATCTAAGAAATTATATTCCATATGTTGTACTCTTTTTATTTTTATCAACAGCTTCCGAAATATTAGAAGGAACCGTATATAGCTTTATAGTTAAAGCAATATCCAAAATTATAGTATTAATGATAATTTTTACTTCTTTTAATAATGGATTTATTTCTTATTCCATAACTCAAGGTAATAGTATAGTAAATATAGAAATTAACTTTAATCCTTTGCTTTATTTGTTTTTTGCTATTTTTATTACATTTATACTATTAGATTTCTTTTCAATGATAAATTTCTATGATAAAAAATAGTATTCTATTTTTTGTTAAACATTTTCGGAAACATTACTCCTTTTTGACCCTGATAATCACCAGAATATGGCTTTTCAACGGGACTTAACAATTTTGCAAATATCAAATGTATAAATCTATCTCCAACATGCAATTTAACTGGAAAAGCTCCTCCGACAACCTCTATTGTGATATTTCCTTCGAATCCAGCGTCAACTATTGTAGGTGGTGCAATTAATCCTAAGCGTGCAAAGGTGCTCCTCAGATTAACAAAAGCCATAAGATCATCTGGAAGCTTAACATACTCTAAAGTATTTAATAAAACTCTTTCATTTGGTTGAATTACAAAAGATTCCCCTTTTTCTATGGTATAATACTGAAACGGATCAAGAAAATTAGCCTTAGAATCAACAGGTTCACTATTGCTTTTAAATCTAGCGATTTCATTTGAAAGTCTTAGGTCAAGGCCATTTTCCCTAACTATTTCTTCATCAAATGGTTCTATAACAATTCTTTTCGTTTTTATATAATATTTTAAATCTCTATCTCCTAATATCATATAACATCGCCGAAATTAAATTATAATTTATACTAACTTCCTTTATAATGTATAGAACTTTACTTTTTTAATTAAAACAACATTAAATATTTGTTTTTAATTCTAATTAATTAAAATGATGAGTGTGGCGGTCTCTGAACCATCATGGTTATGAAGATAAATATAGGAGCCCTTGCTGATTAAAATAATGCATAAAGGTGAAATTAATGAAAATAAAAGGCGTTATTTTGGCTGGTGGAGAGGGAAAAAGGCTTTGGCCAATTTCATATTATATCCAAAAAACGATGATCCCATTAGGACCAGAAGAAAAGCCTCTTCTTGAATTTATTATAAGATTGTTAAAACTTAATGGAATCAACGATATTGTAATTTTAATAGGTTACAAAGGAAACCAAATAAAAAATTATTTCGGAAATGGAGAAAGGTTTAATGTAAATATAGATTACAGCGAAGACGATGAAAATTACAAAGGAAGTGCTGGAGCGCTTTTAAAAGCATATATTAATGGTTTATTTAATGATACAGAAAATGTTCTTATTTACTATGGTGACATACTTGGTGATTTTAATTTAAAAGAAATGATGATGTTTCATAGTTCTAGAAATGCTGATGCAACTTTAATGGTAACTGAAAAATATAATGTTCCAGTTGGAATTGCTAAAATTGAAAATGATAAAATAATAGAATTAAAAGAAAAACCTTGGCTTGAGCTAAATGCAACGATCGGAATTCTTACAATGAAAACTAATTTAATTTCTTTAATTAAAAAAATTCATAAAAAAGAAACTGATATTATGAGCGATTTTATTCCGTTTTTAATAAAAGAAAATTATTTGATCTTGCCATACTTCTTTAAAGATAAATGGTATGATATAGGCAGTATCGAAAGATATGAAAAAATAGATAAAACATGGCTAAATTCTATTTATCAAAAGTTGTTCTATCAGTTTTAGTAACCCTTACTACCCCTTAATTTCTTATAGAGTCGTATAAAGATATTTGTTATGAATTTACAAATAATATTTTTATACAAACTTTTTTTATATTTCTATTTTTATAGATATTGTTTTCCATAAGAAACTAAGGGGTGTGTCGGGAAGTTTGACTAAGCTATGATTTTTAAATTAAATTCTTATTTTTGACTTGTTCCATAAGAAACTAAGGGGTGTTTCCTTTTTGAAAAATTCTCTTCTTAAAAAAATTCTTTAGTAAACTAATATGTAAACAACCCCTTTTTTTCTTGTGGAACTAGTGGATTAAAGTTTAATTTATAATATTTTGATTTATTTTTATAATGAGATTTTAAGAAAAATATATGGTAGTGAAGCTAGATGGAAGAAAATAAAAAAGAAATTATTCTAGATCCTTGGGGATATTCTTCTATAGAAGATTATGATAAGCTTTTTACATTGTTTGGGATAAGACCATTCAAAGAAGTAATTCATTATTTTGAAAATCCATCAATATTGATGAAAAGAGGAATAGTTTTTGGGCATAGAGATTTTGACGTTGTTTTAAGGGCTTTTAAAGAAGGGAAAAAAGTAACATTACTTACAGGATTTATGCCTAGTGGAAAACTTCATTTTGGGCATAAAGCTCTTTTCGATCAAATAATATACTATCAAAAGCAAGGCTTTCATATAAATTTAGCATTAGCTGATATCGAAGCATATTCTGTTAGGAAGGTAGAAAGAAAAGAAACTATTCGTTTAGCTATAGAAGAATATGTTGCAAATGCAATAGCATTAGGATTGGAGAAAAAAAATCTAAGAATATATTTTCAAAGCGCAACAAAACCTGCTTACTACAGATTAATACAGATGTTTAGTCAAAAAGTTACAATGGCAGAAATGACAGCTATTTACGGAGATTTAACTCCTGGAAAGATAGTATCAGTATTTACGCAGGCTGCAGATATATTGCATCCTATGCTTGAGGAGTTTGGAGGATATGATTATGTTTTTGTTCCAGTTGGAGCTGATCAGGATCCTCATATAAGATTTACAAGAGATATTTCTGATAGATTTTCCTCAGAATTAGGATTCAGAAGGCCTGCGAGTACTTATCATAGATTTATGACCGGTCTTGATGGAGGAAAAATGAGTAGTAGCAGACCTGAAAGCGCTATATTTTTAAGTGATCCTCCTGAAATCGTTGTAAAAAAATTAAATAATGCGCTGACTGGTGGAAGAGCTACTATTGAGGAACAGAAAAGACTTGGGGGAGAACCTCTAAAATGTGCAATATATGAAATGTACTTGTACCATTTAATGCCAAATGATAAGGATCTTCTTGATATATTTATGAGATGTAGGAGAGGAGAACTTCTTTGTGGAGAAGATAAGAAATTAGCTATAGAAAAAACATTGAAGTTTTTGGACGATCATAGGAAAAAGCTTGAACAGGCAAAAGATGTTGCAGAAAGCTACATCGAAGAAATTCCAAAATTTTAGCATTTTACTCCATCTACTTCTAAATTAAATCTTTCAATAAGATTACATAAATCTTCTTCTGGAACGAGTGCTTCTTTTCCAGTTTCAGTTTTTATATATAGAATTTTTCCCCATTTTTCTATTATGGCCTTTTCTTTTTTCATTTTTATAACCCTTATTAACAAAAACATTTTCAGTATTAGTAGTTATAATTAAAATAAATAATTATTGAAGTGGGAAAAATGCCTAATGCAAAGCAACTAGCAGTTATCATAATTGGAATTGCTTTCATATCACTAATGGTATTTGCAATAGTTGTACCCATATTTTCAGGTTTCGGGATACAACCCATAGTAAATTCTGAAGGAGTATACGTATATTATCATAATAAATGGATAAAAGAAAATACTAATAACACAGCATGGTTTCCAAAAGACAATGGAACCTATTTGATATATCTAAGGAATCTAAATTGTCCTGCGTGCCAAAATTTTGATCCTGTTTGGTCTGAATATATGACAAATTATTTACTTAGCAAGAATCCATACAATATTACACCAGTTGAAATTGTTTGTACATATTTTTCTAGTAGCTGCACAGATCCGTCAGCTAAAGCAACATTCAGCTTTTATGAACAACTTTTAGGAAATTACTTCGGCACTCCATATTTAGTGCTTATTTCCAATTTATCTTTTATTTATTACAACTTTCCACCGATAAATAACACAGGCTATTTTGATGCTTCCTTATTAAATCAAACAATATCAACGGTCCTTTATAATTATCTTAATAAAAATGGAACTTCATAAAACTTGAAAAGTGATGTTTAATGTTGCCAGCTAATAAACCTATATTTGTCATTAATTATAAGGCATATGAAACGAGCTATGGACATCAAGCTTTATTAATTGCAAAAGCATCTGAAAAAGCGGAGTTAGAATTTAGTATAAAAACGATAATAGCGGTTCCCTTTACTGAAATATGGAGAATTTCTAAAGAAGTGTCAATAGATGTTATCGCTCAGCACGTTGATCCAATAATACCTGGTCAAGGAACAGGCTTTATAACAGCAGAAATGATCGCTGGTTCAGGGGGGAAAGGATCAATTCTTAATCACAGTGAACATAAGCTGAAAATTTTTGAAATCGAAAAAGGAATAGAAAGGCTTAAGCTAAATAACTTATACAGTATAGTTTGTGCAGAGACTCCAAGATCTTCGCTTGCAGTTGCAAACCTCGGTGCAGATATCGTTGCAATGGAACCACCAGATCTTATAGGAACAGGAGTAAGCGTTTCAAAATCTAAACCTGAACTAGTTACTAAAACGGTTGAAAAAATACGAAATTCTGGTTTTAAAAAAATTCCAATTCTTGTTGGTGCTGGTATAGTTGATAAAGAGGACGCAAGAAAAGCCATTAAGCTAGGTGCTGATGGAATTCTTGTTTCAAGCATAATAATGAAATCAAAAGAACCAGAAAAAAAGATATTTGAGCTTGCTGAAGGATTAAATAGTTTAAACAAATAAGTATTCAAAATTTTTATTTTTTAAATTTACCAGCCTCTCAAATATTTCAGTATTTCATCTGAAACTTTGCCATTTAATACATCTTTTATTGATTCTTCTATTATTTCGATACCCTTGTCTAATTCATTTATATCTATATTAAGCGGTGGCGCGATTCTTAAAACGTTTCCGTATTTGCCAAAAGTTATTAAGATTAGACCTTTTTCCCAAGCTCTCCAACAAATTTTTAAAGCTAAACTTTTATCTGGCTCTTTTAATTTAGTATTTTTCACGATATCGATTCCTATCATCAATCCTTTGCCTCTGATATCGCCTATTATAGAAAATTTTTCGCTCATTTCTCTAAATCTTTTTATAGCATAATTGCCTAATTCATAAGCTTTTTTGATTAATCCCTCTTTTTTAATTGTTTCTATTGTAGCAATTGCAGCGCTTGCATTTATTGCATGACCTGTATGAGTAAATACAAGCAACGGAGGAGGAATGCTATCTATTATTTCTTTTTTACCGATAACAGCAGAAATGGGCATACCCCCGCCTAAAGCTTTCGCACTAATAAGTATGTCAGGTTCAATGTTATAGTGCTCTATTGCCCACCATTTTCCAGTTCTTCCCATACCACTCTGAACTTCCTCATCGATAAGTAAGATATTATAATTTTGCGCAAGTTTTCTAAGTCCTTCTATAAAGCCTTTTGGCGGTACGATTACTCCTGCATCGCCTTGTATAGGTTCAAAAATTACGGCACTAACATCTTCATTTACATTTTTTATTTTTTTCTCAATGTTTTCAAGTGCAATATTTGAAAGCTCTAAAGGATCTTCATAACCGTCAATATTCCACGGATTTCTATAAGGATCGGGATATTCGACAAATAAAACGTCCTTTGAAGGGAAAACTGTATCTTTAAGCTGAGGATCGATTATACCAGTTGCAGAAAGCGCTCCGTAAGTTGTTCCGTGATATGAACCGTAAAAAGATATTATGCCTTTTTTCTTTTTGTATGCCCTTGCAACTTTTAATGCAATATCAACAGAATCTGAACCTGAGAATCCGAAGGCTACTTTCTTTTCAAAAGATCCTGGCGTTATTTCAATAAGATATTTAGCTAGCTTAACAGGGTTTTCTTCATAAAAATATGCTATCGTATAATTTAAAACCTTTTCAGTTTGTTCTTTAATAGCATTAACTACATTTGGATGTCTATGGCCAATATTATATACCGCCGCACTGGTTAAGAAATCGATATATTCATTTCCGTCTGCATCCCATACTTTTGAGCCTTCTGTTTTAGTAATAGCAATAGGGAAATACTTTAAAGCTGAAGCTGAGGAAATATATTCTTCATCAAGTTTTACGATTTCTAAATTTTTTTCTATCTTTTTAGAAGTAAATTTTAAAATATCATCCCACTTCATTTTTCCCACCTATCAACGTTTTTAAATTAAAATTTTGACATATCAAATTTAGTTCCAAAAGGAAGCAATTCAGTCATAAGGTGAAGTCCCGGAGGCATATATAGGATTTTTTCAGCAACATTCAGAAGCATTGAAACAGTACCAAGATCTCCAGGAGTACCTGTACTCTTCCATGTGATATTATAATCCTTACCTTCTATGCTTATTTCTTCAAATTCAGGTGCTCCAACATAAGCTTGGAAATCTATTCTAACAATATCTTTATCATTAAGGTACCCTACTCCATAACCTCTCATTCCCTTATTCATTCCTTTCTTAACTTTTATGCCATTTTGTTCTATATCGTCTTCTGCTAATATGAGTTCAGAACTCTCTTCAACCTTTGAGAGATTTACCCCACCTGATAGTGCAACAAGGTATACAGATTCAGCATATCCAACATGCCCAGAGATTTCTTTTTTCATCAGCTTTTCTAGTACAACTTCAGGAGGCTCACCAACTCCGATCTTTTTCCTAAAAGACTCTCGCCTCTTTGATGCATCTAAACTCCTTATAGCTTTGATCTTTTTTACGAGAGAAACAGATGATGAAAGAGTAGCTACCAAAGTATCAAATATAAATCCAGGATTTATTCCAGTACCTATTATAGGAATCATATAAGAGCTGGCAAGCTTATCGAGCTTTAATGCTAAAATTGGGTATCTATAATAGGGGAAAGATAAGGTTTCGCAGGAAGATACTATAGGCAGTCCTAGCTTAATTATGTTAGCAAGCTGCTCAAATACTGAATCTAAAAAGGATCCTGTTGTATGTATAATAACATCAGAATTTTCTAAAATATTTAAATTATTGGTTACTTTTGCTCCTATTTTTTCTTTTCCAACAATCTCCCCAATGTCTTTATCTAAAATTTCTTTATTCACGTCTACAGCCCCAGAAATTTCATATCCTCTTTCTAATGCTACGTTGGCAACTAGCTTTCCTATTGCTCCAAATCCATATATGCCTAATTTAATACGGATCACCTCATACGAAGTTGTTTCTCATTAGTCTAAGAGAGTTCTCATATGCTACTTTTCTTACGTCACTATCATTCATGCCTTTCTCTGCAAGCTTTTCAAGAAGATTAGGCAATTTATCTACAGATTCAAGTCCTTCTGGAGAGGGAAGTCCCATCAGTCCTAGAAAGTCAGTACCTATAGCTATGTTTTCTGCTCCATAATTTTCATACACATACATAACATGGTCAACCAGCTCATCAAGAGTAGGTCTCGGTCTGTTTGAAATTAATGGACCAATTACCGAAAAACCCAAAATTCCCCCGTTTTTATGAAGCAGTTCTAGCAATTCATCATCGACGTTTCTGCTTCTATCAATCAGCTTTCTCACATTTGCGTGACTTATCATTACAGGTCTCTTGCTTATTTCAATAGCTTCTACAGAAGTTTTCTTGCTTGCATGTGCCAAATCAACAATTATTCCTAATCTATTGGCCATCTTTACGAGTTCTTCTCCCATCTCACTTAAACCTGTATCTTTTTTTGCTCCGCACCCCGTTCCATATTTATTTACGTAGTTCCAAGTTATTCCTATGCTTCTCAGTCCGATTTTCTTTAATAAGACGAGGTCGTAGGGCTCATCAAGAGCCTCAGCCCCCTCAAGATGAAGAACGAAGCAAAGTCTTTCTTCCTTTATACAACTCTCGACATCTTCCACCCTCTCAACTATTTTTATTTTGTACGCATCTGATAGCTTATAGTATATAGAAACATGCTCCCATAAAAGCGCCTGTGGGACTCTGTATCCTGTTGCTGGAAGCCATTTTCCATATATCTTTTCCAGTTCCTTAGATTCTTCCGGCCTAAAAGTTTCTATTCCAGGAAAGATTGCAGAGAAGACACACCTCACTTTTCCCCTTTTATACTTTGGTATATCCGCCTCCCTTCCAGGAATGTCCTCTCCAAAGTTACCATAAGGAGCTCCTCCCTCACCAGGATATAGAAAATATGAGGAGACGTCCTCATGGTGATCAATAATTGGTAAGCTTTCAAAAAGATTTCCCATTTTTCCACCCAATTAGAAGTTTATTAAATTATTATGTAAAATAAAAAAATAAAAAATTTTTGAACGATGTTTTTATTTGGTCTCTGTTTTTGCCTCCTTCTTTCCATAAATTACATCGTAGTATTCTCCAAGCAAATTCCTTGCCACAGTCTCAATGCCGAGTTTATTCATCCTTCTCTTTGCAAACGGATAGATTATCATTCCGAGAACTATCCATAGTATCAGGATCATATATTCATATGGCCAGACGAGGCTGAGAGAGGTCCCAGGTATTATTGAAACTAGTATCACCGTTAAAGTTATACCCGATCCAAGGATCCCAACAAGATACCCAGCTGGAACCTTGAAATACCTAGGTATGTTTGGATACTTTCTTCTTGTCAATATCATTGACAATGTTGACAACAACCAACACGTTCCAAGCCCAACTCCGCTGATATCCAGGAACCATATGAGCCCTTGCTCACCTAAACTTCCAAATATTATTGAAATTATTGTAACAAATATCAAAGCAATGGTTGGAGTTCCGTATTTTGGATGTATTCTTTCGAATTGGCTCGGAAATAGGCCTTCTCTAGCCAATGCAAAGACCATCCTAGAAGTTGTCATGACTGTTGGTATCCATGAAGTAACGAGTCCCAAAAATGACGCGAGCCATGCAATTAGTCCAAGCCATATAGAATACCTTGACATAAGCTCTATAGTCCCTCTGTGCGCAATTGCATAGGATTGCTGCCATGGGACAAATAAGCTTCCTGCAAACATCATTGTCATGTAGAAGGCTCCAGCGACAAGAACGCTTCCTGCAATTACCAATCCAAACGTTCTAGGCTTGATTTTTATCTCTTCTGCAAGCGCAGGCAGTCCTTCGAACCCGCTTAGATAACCTATTGATATGAGCCCAAACCTGAGTCCCAAACCTAACGGATTTTCGCCCTGCGGAAATGGCGATGGATTGGCGAAGTTTGATATCGATCCTTTAAATAACGCTGTGATTAATATTGTTGCCCCTGCGAGCAACAACATTATAAACATAATGAGCTGAGCTTGACCGGTCAACGAGACACTTCTATAGTTTAATATTAAAATAAGAATGGCGCTAGTTATACCTAAAAGCAGTGCGGGCAAGTATACAGGCACTCCTGCAATTGAATATATTGGGATCGTATAAAGTGATGGCAACCACCAACTTAAGAGCAAGCTAATACCTATAACGTAAAATGCCGCGCCTGCGAGGACAGAGGAAAGAATGAACATCCATCCAACAAAAAATGATCCCAAAGGACCAAGTGTTGGGAAAACGAATGCTACTTCTCCTCCAGCTTTTGGAATTGTGGATCCCATTTCAGCATATGCTAAAGCAACCAGAAATGCCATTAAGGTTCCTATAGCATATCCAAGTATTACTCCTCCAGGACCATATATCGAATAGAACCTTGTATTCATATAGGCCCAGCTTGTACCAATAATTCCGGCAGCGCCAAGTGCTAGCAACTGAGGCCAAGATAATACTCTTTTTAATGACACAAACATACCACCACTTAGTTTTTTAATTAATAACTATAAAATAAAAAATATTGATATTTAAAGTTATTTGTTGTAAAAGACAAAAAACATAATAAGAGGAGTATATATGATCTTATTTTTTATAATGTTAAATTAATTTTATATAAGATTAACTGAAAATTTTGATAATAGAAAGATAAGAGAAAAATCATGGGGAAGAATTTTTAATTCTTTTTAATAAAAATATAAAAGGTGGAAAAATGAAAAAAGCTTTTCTCTCTGTAGATCTTGAGGGTTTGCCCTTTATAGTGAACAGGGGACAGCTTTCAACCGGAAACCCCCTCTGGGAGGAGGGGAGGAGGATAGCGAGCGAGTTAACATACGCCGCTGTGAAAGCGATCCATGATGAGGGATTCGATGAGGTGATTGTAGCAGATTCTCATGCTGATATGATAAACATATACTATGAGAGGCTTCCTAAATATGCATATTTAGTTAGAGGCTATCCGAGACCTAGGTCAATGATAACTGGAGCTGAAGGTTGCAGCGCGGCATTCTTCTTAGGATATCACGCAGGTGTAGGGACGAAAGATGCAACATACGATCATTCATTCAGTAGTGCAACTATTAAGGAATTGAGATTGAACAGCGAAAAAACAAGTGAATTTATCTTCAATACACTGGCATTAGGAGAAATAGGGATTCCTGTAATATTTGTAGCAGGAGATGAGGCTTTGAGGGAGGATGTGGAGAAGTTCGCTCCGTGGGCCGTGTTCGTTCCTTTAAAGAAGTCCTATGGCAGGTACTCATCTATAAGCCCATCTATTGAAAAGCTCAATGAGGATCTAGCTCAAGGAGTTAAGGAAGCTGTGAGGAGGATGAGCAATGGTGAGGCAAATGTTGCATCTATAGATAAACCAGTAAATGTAAAAATCGACTTTTTATACTCTGGATATGCTGAGGTTGCCGAATATCTACCATTTGTGAA harbors:
- a CDS encoding nucleotidyltransferase family protein, with translation MKIKGVILAGGEGKRLWPISYYIQKTMIPLGPEEKPLLEFIIRLLKLNGINDIVILIGYKGNQIKNYFGNGERFNVNIDYSEDDENYKGSAGALLKAYINGLFNDTENVLIYYGDILGDFNLKEMMMFHSSRNADATLMVTEKYNVPVGIAKIENDKIIELKEKPWLELNATIGILTMKTNLISLIKKIHKKETDIMSDFIPFLIKENYLILPYFFKDKWYDIGSIERYEKIDKTWLNSIYQKLFYQF
- a CDS encoding M55 family metallopeptidase, translated to MKKAFLSVDLEGLPFIVNRGQLSTGNPLWEEGRRIASELTYAAVKAIHDEGFDEVIVADSHADMINIYYERLPKYAYLVRGYPRPRSMITGAEGCSAAFFLGYHAGVGTKDATYDHSFSSATIKELRLNSEKTSEFIFNTLALGEIGIPVIFVAGDEALREDVEKFAPWAVFVPLKKSYGRYSSISPSIEKLNEDLAQGVKEAVRRMSNGEANVASIDKPVNVKIDFLYSGYAEVAEYLPFVKRVSATAIEYISNSVLEAYNIMELLTIVASAVKVMTGQ
- a CDS encoding tryptophan--tRNA ligase, encoding MEENKKEIILDPWGYSSIEDYDKLFTLFGIRPFKEVIHYFENPSILMKRGIVFGHRDFDVVLRAFKEGKKVTLLTGFMPSGKLHFGHKALFDQIIYYQKQGFHINLALADIEAYSVRKVERKETIRLAIEEYVANAIALGLEKKNLRIYFQSATKPAYYRLIQMFSQKVTMAEMTAIYGDLTPGKIVSVFTQAADILHPMLEEFGGYDYVFVPVGADQDPHIRFTRDISDRFSSELGFRRPASTYHRFMTGLDGGKMSSSRPESAIFLSDPPEIVVKKLNNALTGGRATIEEQKRLGGEPLKCAIYEMYLYHLMPNDKDLLDIFMRCRRGELLCGEDKKLAIEKTLKFLDDHRKKLEQAKDVAESYIEEIPKF
- a CDS encoding APC family permease yields the protein MFVSLKRVLSWPQLLALGAAGIIGTSWAYMNTRFYSIYGPGGVILGYAIGTLMAFLVALAYAEMGSTIPKAGGEVAFVFPTLGPLGSFFVGWMFILSSVLAGAAFYVIGISLLLSWWLPSLYTIPIYSIAGVPVYLPALLLGITSAILILILNYRSVSLTGQAQLIMFIMLLLAGATILITALFKGSISNFANPSPFPQGENPLGLGLRFGLISIGYLSGFEGLPALAEEIKIKPRTFGLVIAGSVLVAGAFYMTMMFAGSLFVPWQQSYAIAHRGTIELMSRYSIWLGLIAWLASFLGLVTSWIPTVMTTSRMVFALAREGLFPSQFERIHPKYGTPTIALIFVTIISIIFGSLGEQGLIWFLDISGVGLGTCWLLSTLSMILTRRKYPNIPRYFKVPAGYLVGILGSGITLTVILVSIIPGTSLSLVWPYEYMILILWIVLGMIIYPFAKRRMNKLGIETVARNLLGEYYDVIYGKKEAKTETK
- a CDS encoding dipeptidase — its product is MGNLFESLPIIDHHEDVSSYFLYPGEGGAPYGNFGEDIPGREADIPKYKRGKVRCVFSAIFPGIETFRPEESKELEKIYGKWLPATGYRVPQALLWEHVSIYYKLSDAYKIKIVERVEDVESCIKEERLCFVLHLEGAEALDEPYDLVLLKKIGLRSIGITWNYVNKYGTGCGAKKDTGLSEMGEELVKMANRLGIIVDLAHASKKTSVEAIEISKRPVMISHANVRKLIDRSRNVDDELLELLHKNGGILGFSVIGPLISNRPRPTLDELVDHVMYVYENYGAENIAIGTDFLGLMGLPSPEGLESVDKLPNLLEKLAEKGMNDSDVRKVAYENSLRLMRNNFV
- the dcd gene encoding dCTP deaminase, whose protein sequence is MILGDRDLKYYIKTKRIVIEPFDEEIVRENGLDLRLSNEIARFKSNSEPVDSKANFLDPFQYYTIEKGESFVIQPNERVLLNTLEYVKLPDDLMAFVNLRSTFARLGLIAPPTIVDAGFEGNITIEVVGGAFPVKLHVGDRFIHLIFAKLLSPVEKPYSGDYQGQKGVMFPKMFNKK
- the tpiA gene encoding triose-phosphate isomerase, encoding MLPANKPIFVINYKAYETSYGHQALLIAKASEKAELEFSIKTIIAVPFTEIWRISKEVSIDVIAQHVDPIIPGQGTGFITAEMIAGSGGKGSILNHSEHKLKIFEIEKGIERLKLNNLYSIVCAETPRSSLAVANLGADIVAMEPPDLIGTGVSVSKSKPELVTKTVEKIRNSGFKKIPILVGAGIVDKEDARKAIKLGADGILVSSIIMKSKEPEKKIFELAEGLNSLNK
- a CDS encoding aspartate aminotransferase family protein — translated: MKWDDILKFTSKKIEKNLEIVKLDEEYISSASALKYFPIAITKTEGSKVWDADGNEYIDFLTSAAVYNIGHRHPNVVNAIKEQTEKVLNYTIAYFYEENPVKLAKYLIEITPGSFEKKVAFGFSGSDSVDIALKVARAYKKKKGIISFYGSYHGTTYGALSATGIIDPQLKDTVFPSKDVLFVEYPDPYRNPWNIDGYEDPLELSNIALENIEKKIKNVNEDVSAVIFEPIQGDAGVIVPPKGFIEGLRKLAQNYNILLIDEEVQSGMGRTGKWWAIEHYNIEPDILISAKALGGGMPISAVIGKKEIIDSIPPPLLVFTHTGHAINASAAIATIETIKKEGLIKKAYELGNYAIKRFREMSEKFSIIGDIRGKGLMIGIDIVKNTKLKEPDKSLALKICWRAWEKGLILITFGKYGNVLRIAPPLNIDINELDKGIEIIEESIKDVLNGKVSDEILKYLRGW
- a CDS encoding dihydrodipicolinate reductase, which encodes MIRIKLGIYGFGAIGKLVANVALERGYEISGAVDVNKEILDKDIGEIVGKEKIGAKVTNNLNILENSDVIIHTTGSFLDSVFEQLANIIKLGLPIVSSCETLSFPYYRYPILALKLDKLASSYMIPIIGTGINPGFIFDTLVATLSSSVSLVKKIKAIRSLDASKRRESFRKKIGVGEPPEVVLEKLMKKEISGHVGYAESVYLVALSGGVNLSKVEESSELILAEDDIEQNGIKVKKGMNKGMRGYGVGYLNDKDIVRIDFQAYVGAPEFEEISIEGKDYNITWKSTGTPGDLGTVSMLLNVAEKILYMPPGLHLMTELLPFGTKFDMSKF